The following coding sequences are from one Schizosaccharomyces osmophilus chromosome 1, complete sequence window:
- the tif512 gene encoding translation elongation and termination factor eIF5A: MAEEEHQIDFEGGEAGASLTFPTQCSSLRKNGHVVIKGRPCKIVEMSTSKTGKHGHAKVNIVAIDIFTGRKFEDVSPSTHNMEVPVVKRDDYQLVDIDDGFLSLMTSDGSTKDDVRIPDGEIGQQIQEGFEEGKDMIVSVVSAMGEEIPLTVREAPSGSS; encoded by the coding sequence ATggcagaagaagaacacCAGATTGACTTTGAAGGTGGTGAAGCCGGTGCCTCTTTGACTTTCCCTACCCAATGCTCTTCTTTGCGTAAGAACGGACACGTTGTTATCAAGGGCCGCCCTTGCAAAATTGTGGAAATGTCCACCTCCAAGACCGGTAAGCACGGTCACGCCAAGGTCAACATTGTTGCCATTGACATTTTCACCGGCCGTAAATTCGAAGATGTTTCCCCTTCCACCCACAACATGGAAGTTCCCGTCGTGAAGCGTGACGACTACCAATTGGTCGACATCGATGATGGCTTCTTGTCTCTCATGACTTCCGATGGTAGCACCAAGGACGACGTTCGTATTCCTGATGGTGAAATTGGCCAACAAATCCAAGAAGGCTTCGAGGAAGGCAAGGACATGATTGTATCTGTCGTTTCTGCCATGGGTGAAGAAATTCCTCTCACCGTTCGTGAAGCTCCTAGCGGTTCTTCTTAG
- the rrn7 gene encoding RNA polymerase I general transcription initiation factor subunit Rrn7: protein MDGNWFQGPPCPIRNCKCIWYFKNEGQTVCRRGHIQYGMEVAQDDEPGSGAFFQTRKRKVVRKHLDTGDSEEPLYGAAGRDLYFQVYQTILQTQCNALVSDLKFPQTVEGLIRDLWGLYLSFAYESFSSSYLSLNKDLSLLELSDSDLDMEDPDTQTSNTSEASKSIHRNQGLSYPKLLYSQAFIYISCLLLRLPITLHQIRRWICADILPYYKAYKVIPSQIIKRLPINYVRMLVPYHYPSYHRLQGAVSTILQILIPRYSIQLPPINAPLILFDTIKFFVFPIELFLPVIHLINSLNLPMSLGEAHRQASASTEINVSSELTSETSTNPELMILAALLVSANILYGFERPTPASLNGFEDSIMVPDWKNWMESVLSLRKATQESFMEMDEYSIHHLDNSEIDGYMDWYTRQFLDDDNQNQLPQGILDLFSVSSERPDSASQEQNSEIPDMDFESLFNTARSFKLVKKKEANIRPSPSKDEAYLPMFLPRPDPDSISFRIISVVAKLYDIKPAMLIATIRFVEQRIKKTKQII from the exons ATGGATGGTAATTGGTTTCAAGGGCCTCCCTGCCCCATTCGAAATTGTAAATGTATTTGGTATTTCAAGAATGAAGGGCAAACAGTTTGCAGGCGAGGTCACATTCAATAT GGAATGGAAGTAGCACAGGATGATGAACCTGGTTCAGGtgctttctttcaaacGAGAAAACGCAAGGTTGTCCGTAAACACCTGGATACAGGTGATTCTGAGGAGCCTCTGTACGGTGCCGCTGGTCGCGATTTATACTTTCAGGTTTATCAAACCATTCTGCAAACTCAATGTAATGCTTTAGTCTCTGACTTAAAATTCCCTCAAACTGTTGAGGGATTAATTCGTGATTTATGGGGACTATATCTGTCATTTGCATATGAATCCTTTTCCTCTAGCTATCTATCATTAAACAAGGACTTATCCCTTCTTGAACTCTCAGACTCAGATTTGGATATGGAAGATCCAGATACACAAACTTCAAATACATCAGAAGCAAGCAAAAGTATTCACAGGAACCAGGGTTTATCATACCCGAAACTATTGTACTCTCAGGCCTTCATCTATATCTCTTGTCTCTTATTACGTCTTCCCATTACACTTCATCAAATCCGAAGATGGATCTGTGCAGATATATTGCCTTATTATAAGGCTTATAAAGTTATTCCATCTCAAATCATTAAACGGCTTCCTATCAACTACGTTCGTATGCTGGTTCCATACCATTATCCTTCCTATCATCGTCTGCAAGGAGCTGTTTCAACTATCCTTCAAATACTAATTCCAAGGTATAGCATACAACTTCCTCCAATTAACGCACCTCTGATATTATTCGATACtatcaaattttttgtttttcctaTAGAATTATTCCTTCCAGTTATTCATCTAATTAACTCGTTAAATCTTCCCATGTCTTTAGGAGAAGCACACCGACAAGCATCAGCTTCAACCGAAATAAATGTTTCCTCAGAATTAACGTCGGAAACTTCAACAAATCCGGAGTTAATGATCCTTGCGGCACTATTGGTTTCAGCCAACATTTTATATGGTTTCGAACGACCTACACCTGCCAGCTTAAACGGCTTTGAGGATAGCATAATGGTTCCTGATTGGAAAAACTGGATGGAATCTGTTCTGAGTCTGCGTAAGGCGACGCAAGAGTCATTTATGGAGATGGACGAATATTCAATACACCATCTAGACAATAGCGAAATAGATGGTTACATGGATTGGTATACAAGACAATTTCTTGACGATGACAACCAAAATCAGCTTCCGCAGGGAATTcttgatttattttcagTTTCCTCAGAAAGGCCTGACTCTGCTAGCCAAGAACAAAATTCTGAAATTCCCGATATGGACTTCGAAAGCTTATTCAATACAGCTCGTTCGTTTAAACttgtgaaaaaaaaagaagcgaaTATTAGGCCAAGTCCTTCTAAAGATGAAGCGTATTTACCAATGTTTCTACCTCGTCCTGACCCAGATAGTATATCCTTTCGGATTATTTCCGTGGTAGCAAAGCTATATGATATTAAACCAGCGATGCTCATAGCTACTATACGGTTTGTAGAGCAACggataaagaaaacaaaacagatCATATAA
- the spc24 gene encoding Ndc80 complex subunit Spc24 → MSDNPVDLIRSTLDGFEIAPDLKTLSKIQDLGVHIERTRQEEIDDSRNILKALSRKLEISSQVTEALKQATESPENAEELLQKDREKFQLAKQLNDTETEIMNLESQLQKMKEQILQLQKEEEAEEDVHHYEDDAALLRLRFYHSLGFDLQNFDDKEQRKVIVYTKKDLRTVHISNKYTPFFYSNYLWDLMNDDEENN, encoded by the exons atGTCAGATAATCCTGTAGACTTAATTCGTTCAACGCTAGATGGATTCGAAATTGCACCtgatttgaaaacattgTCTAAAATACAGGATTTGGGGGTTCATATAGAAAGAACCAGGCAAGAAGAGATCGATGATTCAAGGAATATTTTAAAAG CGTTGTCGAGAAAACTTGAAATATCATCTCAAGTAACTGAAGCATTGAAGCAAGCAACTGAGTCTCCAGAAAATGCAGAAgaacttttgcaaaaggaCAGAGAAAAATTTCAGCTGGCTAAGCAGTTGAATGATACCGAGACAGAAATAATGAACTTGGAATCTCAATTacagaaaatgaaggagCAAATATTGCAAttgcaaaaggaagaagaagcagaagaagACGTTCATCATTATGAGGATGATGCTGCTCTTTTGAGACTACGGTTTTATCACTCTTTAGGTTTTGATCTTCAAAACTTTGATGATAAGGAACAGAGAAAAGTAATAGTCT AcacaaaaaaggatttacGAACGGTGCATATTAGCAATAAGTATACACCGTTTTTCTATTCAAATTATTTATGGGATTTAATGAATGATGATGAggaaaataattaa
- the sfc3 gene encoding transcription factor TFIIIC complex B box binding subunit Sfc3: MDSLIRYCSEEIALDGSSGCDIDRLWSFAENFYFRQGIVQNLDDDYKGFIWPLLLQEEGIELWVEDVNSAERHQIIDSIPWNYQDISPFVRTQLRLFASADRQWINLTYKTKADSKIQPLAFELLSCISRYRHEGIDRIQLCKETKQEPRSVFGRIQALEDASLISKVSISRSKAQTALLVLKRFESENSTMNESVAQVSGGQIYNTDKIRHQICSVVQEFKNGVCRHVDARTKVGLNQNKWERRYFSRQTSFLHNNGYIRKCLTFLPNAPDRYIRCLQFLKPFPIPISENSNQDIDLSDADDNAEEEDLEDDESQYPIKGEFDSSFLQPLEDESLMVPQWSRFNPLEFQCYVAVRNSGLDGLITLRILQKLTGLKFNKPLFKVLGSLVENKSSVPDYLSHLVLTRIEDKTNKSRQYRYFTLQNQIQRLLRDGLSVEEITRLTRNVQPTAGEFPPYNPSLFTDVNALSPDNSSAIYSPDGMTVLPKKRGRPKKGTPKNVSSISSPVKQENSFSMSMSSPVVPASQPDLSSSQNTSSTQPSLMFNSDASGLNAEASVDVNDNTTLASRPSDLDSLYDLSVKNQRQDTLKESPPPPKPETSALDVPFTPFSSIDLNLPQILPGSSDTSISEGSSVLASKRPRQVVDFVMLQRKSLIMTYLEEKNGAFEISKKMYEDLADLKVRRDPNSVRTVMDRRTFRQTLDKLLHEKKVRKVVLAFENGFGKLVRKDIIAKYTMKSEDPRLYDIKHQMMSNESEFRNDKEILRGVEIDIPDKPRSKRRKQALPVEEVKTRRESRAFEKNLKKQKEKEDPMELAQKLLESLAPTLTQPGITEDNTLESQPLSKSSTKLRKDRYAPIPELDYYPSAIHSSKRSVKRLKSDFTAEEDDTLIRAVVIIQVQYGGVHRNIKWEAVQKCLPSRDITSLSRRYISIRQHTKYKSLQQFLLANWTRMYQDAVTRGDLTSYPENVDDFDPMPSVKASYRPYIISSSDISSSNLPSSLEQLYEKYDVEMVKDGKDPKDLLFDSSLSAMARMNIYSDIPFIKSVHEEGNKEEEDKKVELTTLEAKSTIKSILAIPDSDYDSQFAQSRLLKFPEGALLSAHDDLIRKDIIARVHSESNRVQPGRNYHFTDKFANSLKSSFPPFLLLQASRFYSFLAEGFREGKSHMIQETCNSGTMACVLDLFCRGKVETSIINSKFNEYGLAEGYRTRLLEHENIKMDLILSKKGDDSIEPIDSSKLVPPPNNEPRLWLDGNRGIIDRIWLEIKQAIVYQLLRRPGIARNELGRLLSPGLDNNELREVIEYFLMADAAIEKDGLFLSPGFYHKLF, translated from the coding sequence ATGGACTCTCTAATTCGGTATTGCTCCGAAGAAATAGCATTAGATGGAAGCTCTGGTTGTGATATAGACCGTCTTTGGTCGTTTGCagaaaacttttattttcgcCAAGGAATTGTGCAGAACTTGGACGACGACTATAAGGGGTTCATTTGGCCTTTGCTACTAcaggaagaaggaattgaaCTTTGGGTTGAGGATGTGAATTCCGCCGAGAGACATCAAATAATAGATTCAATTCCTTGGAATTACCAAGATATTAGTCCCTTTGTACGGACCCAGCTGAGGTTATTCGCTTCAGCGGATCGTCAATGGATTAATCTTACctataaaacaaaagcggACTCTAAAATACAACCTCTTGCTTTTGAGCTGCTTTCTTGTATTTCAAGATATCGCCATGAGGGTATAGACCGCATTCAGCTGTgcaaagaaacaaagcaagAACCTAGAAGTGTATTTGGCAGAATACAAGCTCTCGAAGAtgcttctttaatttcaaaGGTATCTATCAGCCGCTCCAAGGCCCAGACCGCTTTGTTGGTGTTAAAGCGGTTTGAGTCTGAGAATAGTACCATGAATGAATCCGTTGCACAAGTGTCTGGAGGCCAAATTTACAATACTGATAAAATTCGACATCAGATTTGCTCTGTAGTTCAGGAGTTTAAAAATGGTGTTTGTCGCCATGTTGATGCCCGAACGAAGGTAGGTTTAAACCAAAATAAATGGGAACGAAGGTATTTTTCCCGACAAACTAGTTTTTTGCACAACAATGGCTATATCCGAAAATGCCTTACTTTCCTCCCAAATGCCCCTGATCGTTATATTCGCTGTTTGCAATTCTTAAAACCTTTTCCTATACCTATTTCTGAAAATTCCAACCAGGATATAGACTTGTCAGACGCGGATGATAAtgcagaagaagaagatttggaagatgACGAGTCCCAATATCCCATTAAAGGAGAGTTTGACTCTTCTTTCCTTCAGCCGCTTGAAGACGAATCACTAATGGTGCCTCAATGGTCTCGATTTAATCCTTTGGAGTTCCAATGCTATGTCGCTGTTAGGAATTCTGGTTTGGATGGGTTGATAACTTTACGGATTCTTCAGAAATTAACAGGACTGAAGTTTAATAAACCTTTGTTTAAAGTCCTGGGTTCTCTTGTTGAGAATAAGTCCTCTGTTCCTGACTACCTGTCTCATTTAGTCCTTACTAGAATTGAAGATAAGACAAACAAATCCAGACAATATCGCTACTTCACTTTGCAAAACCAAATCCAACGGTTGCTGCGAGATGGTTTATCCGTTGAAGAAATAACAAGATTAACCCGTAATGTTCAGCCCACTGCTGGCGAGTTTCCTCCATATAATCCTTCCCTATTCACTGACGTTAATGCTCTGTCTCCAGATAACAGTTCCGCTATTTATTCACCTGACGGTATGACGGTCTTGCCAAAAAAGAGAGGTCGTCCTAAGAAAGGTACGCCGAAAAATGTTTCTTCCATATCCTCACCAGttaaacaagaaaattctttttctatgtCCATGTCCTCACCAGTAGTTCCTGCAAGCCAACCCGATTTATCCTCTTCTCAAAATACATCTTCCACCCAGCCATCACTAATGTTTAATTCTGATGCAAGTGGTTTAAATGCTGAAGCCAGTGTGGATGTCAATGACAATACTACTCTAGCGTCGAGACCAAGTGACCTTGATTCTTTATATGACTTGTCTGTTAAAAATCAGAGACAAGATACCTTGAAAGAAtctcctcctcctccaaAACCCGAAACATCTGCGCTTGATGTACCATTTACTCCTTTTAGCAGTATTGATCTGAATTTACCTCAAATTTTACCTGGTTCTTCCGATACTTCTATCTCAGAAGGCTCTTCAGTACTTGCTTCCAAACGTCCTCGACAGGTTGTAGATTTTGTCATGCTACAAAGGAAGTCATTAATTATGACTTACTTGGAGGAGAAAAACGGAGCTTTTGAGATTTCGAAGAAAATGTATGAAGACTTGGCGGATCTAAAGGTACGACGAGATCCCAATTCTGTTAGAACCGTCATGGATCGCAGAACGTTCCGTCAAACCCTTGATAAATTGCTACATGAGAAAAAGGTACGTAAGGTTGTTTtggcttttgaaaatggtTTCGGTAAGTTAGTACGGAAGGACATTATTGCAAAATATACTATGAAGTCTGAAGATCCTCGACTTTATGATATTAAGCATCAGATGATGAGCAACGAATCCGAATTTCGAAATGACAAAGAAATACTAAGAGGTGTTGAAATTGATATTCCTGATAAACCCAGAAGTAAAAGGCGAAAACAAGCCTTGCCGGtggaagaagtaaaaaCCCGTAGAGAATCTCgagcttttgaaaagaacttaaagaagcaaaaagaaaaagaagatccGATGGAATTGGCACAAAAACTTCTTGAATCGCTGGCACCAACTTTAACTCAACCCGGCATAACTGAAGATAATACATTGGAATCACAACCACTCAGTAAATCATCTACTAAACTAAGAAAGGATCGTTATGCACCTATACCCGAACTTGATTACTACCCTAGTGCTATACATTCTAGTAAGCGATCAGTAAAAAGACTTAAAAGTGACTTTActgctgaagaagatgatacTTTAATTAGAGCAGTGGTTATTATTCAGGTACAATACGGAGGCGTTCATCGCAATATAAAGTGGGAAGCCGTTCAGAAATGTTTGCCAAGTCGTGACATTACCTCTTTGAGTCGAAGGTATATTTCAATCCGACAACatacaaaatataaaagtCTCCAGCAATTCCTTTTGGCTAATTGGACGCGAATGTACCAGGATGCTGTCACTCGTGGGGATCTCACATCGTATCCAGAAAATGTTGATGATTTTGACCCTATGCCCTCCGTTAAAGCATCGTACCGACCATATATTATAAGCTCTTCAgatatttcttcttcaaatcttCCCAGTAGCTTAGAACAACTATATGAAAAATATGACGTTGAAATGGTGAAAGATGGGAAGGATCCTAAAGATTTAttatttgattcttctctttctgCCATGGCAAGAATGAATATTTATTCAGACATACCGTTCATTAAGTCTGTTCATGAGGAAGgtaataaagaagaagaagacaagAAAGTTGAGCTTACTACCCTTGAAGCCAAGTCCACTATTAAGAGTATTTTAGCAATTCCCGATTCAGATTACGATTCCCAATTCGCACAATCACGATTACTTAAATTTCCTGAAGGAGCCTTGCTCTCTGCTCACGATGATCTGATACGAAAAGATATAATAGCACGAGTGCACTCAGAGTCAAATCGGGTGCAACCAGGAAGAAATTATCACTTTACAGATAAATTTGCTAACTCACTAAAATCCTCATTTCctccttttttgttgcttCAGGCTTCTAGattttattcctttttggCGGAGGGTTTCCGAGAAGGTAAAAGCCATATGATACAAGAAACTTGCAACAGTGGTACCATGGCATGTGTTTTGGATCTGTTCTGTCGTGGAAAAGTTGAAACTTCAATAATTAACAGTAAGTTCAACGAGTATGGTCTAGCTGAGGGGTATCGAACCCGTCTACTGGAGcatgaaaatataaaaatggaTTTAATACTTAGCAAGAAAGGTGATGATTCTATTGAACCTATTGACTCTTCAAAGTTAGTACCTCCACCTAATAATGAACCTCGGTTATGGCTCGATGGTAATAGAGGTATTATTGATCGGATTTGGTTGGAAATAAAACAGGCCATTGTTTATCAATTGCTTAGGAGACCAGGAATAGCGCGAAACGAGCTTGGAAGACTATTGAGTCCGGGACTGGATAATAATGAGTTACGAGAAGTAATAGAGTACTTTTTGATGGCTGATGCCGCCATTGAGAAGGATGGTCTTTTCCTAAGTCCTGGATTTTACCAtaaattattttaa
- a CDS encoding Schizosaccharomyces specific protein, whose protein sequence is MTDNKIPVSEKEMTVQRLSFISKEELWKLMSKGHIDMKEDPNLPCKISSDVEEKTHICELSPVFAEHISYPVGKIDVPQKAAESLPLFAIRARDFEIQASLLQQQQARLTAMQTSLEKVNLELTALTEKLLLLYYRNNSKVSALSFKKSLTSFIRPFLYCLKLLLKNSIVFLAACYFMRSSSSNWIMNCIRQAFLLLRRLTNSPTSSISILHLIFN, encoded by the exons ATGACTGACAACAAAATTCCTGTGTCAGAGAAGGAAATGACGGTACAAAgactttcctttataaGCAAAGAAGAGCTTTGGAAACTTATGTCTAAAGGGCACATTGATATGAAAGAAGATCCTAATTTGCCATGCAAAATATCATCAGACgtggaagaaaaaacacaTATTTGTGAATTATCACCAGTATTTGCGGAACATATCTCCTATCCTGTAGGCAAGATTGACGTTCCTCAAAAGGCTGCTGAGAGCCTACCACTGTTTGCTATACGTGCTCGCGACTTCGAAATTCAAGCATCGCTTCTTCAGCAACAGCAAGCAAGGCTTACTGCCATGCAAACTTCATTGGAAAAAGTCAACTTAGAATTGACCGCTCTAACAGAAAAGTTGCTTCTATTATATTATAGAAATAATTCTAAAGTGAGTGCGTTATCCTTTAAGAAGAGTCTGACTTCTTTTATTCGACCCTTCCTATATTGTCTAAAG CTTCTCTTAAAGAATTCTATCGTGTTTCTAGCTGCCTGCTACTTTATGAGGTCGTCTTCCTCAAACTGGATAATGAATTGCATCCGTCAGGCATTCCTGCTTCTTCGTCGTTTAACAAATTCTCCCACATCCTCAATTTCTATTCTTCATCTAATTTTTAACTAG
- the fau1 gene encoding 5-formyltetrahydrofolate cyclo-ligase Fau1: MTHLSKKKIRSLMSKVLSELSDQLVEAESSSVCEKVLSLPEWRKCKNVCLYMSLPQMEIRTHELVHQALKQGKNVFLPKCEGRHTMSMYQVYNTNHLIKNKWQIPEPDGLSPKVMDDEIYCDLIIMPGVAFDSNLARLGHGRGYYDDFIHRYKAWCSQKSSRCDIYKVGICLSKQVIPNNEIPMNPLDEFLDSLITPQNIYQRHYNAQGKTFTKLQNIEI, translated from the exons ATGACTCATCTCTCTAAGAAAAAGATCCGGTCGTTAATGTCGAAAGTATTGTCTGAATTGAGTGACCAACTGGTTGAAGCtgaat CTAGTTCTGTTTGTGAGAAAGTTCTAAGTCTCCCTGAGTGGAGAAAGTGTAAAAATGTCTGCCTCTATATGAGCTTGCCCCAAATGGAAATACGCACTCACGAACTTGTTCACCAAGCTTTGAAACAAG gaaaaaatgtttttctACCGAAATGCGAAGGACGCCATACAATGTCAATGTATCAAGTATATAATACTAATCATTtgatcaaaaataaatggCAGATCCCTGAACCAGATGGATTGTCTCCAAAAG TTATGGACGATGAGATTTATTGTGATCTAATCATAATGCCCGGTGTAGCCTTCGATTCTAACTTAGCACGGCTTGGTCATGGCAGAGGTTATTATGATGACTTTATTCATCGTTACAAAGCCTGGTGTTCTCAAAAAAGCTCCAGGTGTGACATTTATAAAG TTGGAATTTGTTTATCGAAACAAGTTATTCCAAATAACGAAATTCCCATGAACCCTTTAGACGAGTTTCTCGACTCGCTTATTACACCACAAAACATTTACCAAAGGCATTATAATGCGCAGGGAAAAACATTTACTAAACTCCAAAATATAGAAATCTAA
- the acl1 gene encoding ATP citrate synthase subunit 1, with the protein MTSRMAQKPAYELFSKETRAFVYGMQTKAVQGMLDFDYMCGRKVPSVAAIIYTFGGQSITKMYWGTKEILLPVYRSVEEACNKHPDVDVVVNFASSRSAFPSTMELMDYPQIRCIAIIAEGVPERRAREILVKSREKNVVIIGPATVGGIKPGCFKIGNTGGMMDNIVASKLYRPGSVAYVSKSGGMSNELNNIISNNTDGVYEGIAIGGDRYPGTTFIDHLFRFEADPDCKLMVLLGEVGGVEEYRVIEAIKNGTIKKPIVAWAIGTCSSMFKTEVQFGHAGSFANSEMETAVAKNKAMRNAGIFVPDTFENLPAVLHGVYEELVKKGVIVPKPDQTPPNIPLDYAWAKELSMVRKPSSFICSISNDRGPELTYSNVPISKVFEDDLGIGGVISLLWFRRRLPSYATKFLEMILQLTADHGPCVSGAMNTIITTRAGKDLISSLVSGLLTIGTRFGGALDGAAQEFSKAFDSGLSPRAFVDSCRKANKLIPGIGHRIKSRNNPDLRVELVKQYVKKHFPSTKLLDYALAVENVTTSKKDNLILNVDGCIAICFVDLLRNCGEFTLEEANEYIKLGILNGMFVLGRSIGLIGHHLDQKRLRAPLYRHPWDDFLYLS; encoded by the exons ATGACCTCAAGAATGGCACAAAAGCCTGCATATGAGCTTTTCTCAAAGGAGACAAGGGCCTTTGTTTACGGAATGCAAACAAAGGCCGTCCAAGGAATGCTCGATTTTGATTATATGTGTGGTCGAAAAGTACCCTCTGTCGCCGCCATAATTTACACTTTTg GTGGCCAAAGTATCACCAAGATGTACTGGGGAACCAAGGAGATTCTCCTACCAGTATACCGTTCGGTGGAAGAA GCTTGTAATAAACATCCTGATGTCGACGTCGTTGTTAATTTTGCTTCCAGTCGTAGTGCCTTCCCCTCTACGATGGAGCTGATGGATTACCCCCAAATCCGTTGCATTGCTATTATCGCCGAAGGTGTCCCCGAGCGTCGCGCTCGTGAGATTCTAGTCAAGtcaagagaaaagaatgttgtTATTATTGGACCTGCGACTGTTGGTGGTATTAAACCAGGttgtttcaaaattggTAACACGGGAGGTATGATGGACAACATTGTCGCATCGAAGCTTTATCGTCCCGGCTCTGTTGCTTATGTTTCCAAGTCAGGTGGTATGTCTAACGAATTAAACAACATCATCTCCAATAACACTGATGGTGTGTATGAAGGTATTGCTATCGGTGGTGATCGCTATCCCGGTACAACTTTCATTGATCATCTTTTCCGCTTTGAAGCCGATCCTGATTGCAAATTGATGGTTCTACTCGGAGAAGTTGGTGGTGTTGAAGAATATCGAGTTATTGAAGCCATTAAGAATGGTACTATCAAAAAGCCCATCGTCGCATGGGCTATTGGTACCTGCTCTAGTATGTTCAAGACTGAGGTTCAGTTTGGTCATGCTGGTTCTTTTGCGAACTCTGAAATGGAAACCGCAGTAGCTAAAAATAAGGCTATGAGAAATGCTGGCATATTCGTTCCCgatacttttgaaaatcttCCAGCTGTATTACATGGCGTTTATGAAGAACTTGTCAAAAAGGGCGTCATTGTTCCCAAACCTGACCAAACCCCTCCCAATATTCCATTGGACTATGCCTGGGCGAAGGAGTTAAGTATGGTCCGTAAaccttcttcctttatttGCTCTATCTCAAACGACCGTGGTCCCGAATTAACATACAGTAACGTTCCTATCAGCAAAGTATTTGAAGATGATCTTGGAATTGGAGGtgttatttctttgttatgGTTCCGCCGTCGTCTTCCATCCTATGCTACCAAGTTCTTAGAAATGATCCTTCAACTCACAGCCGATCATGGTCCTTGTGTCTCTGGTGCCATGAACACCATCATAACCACAAGAGCTGGTAAAgatttaatttcttctttagtTTCTGGTTTACTTACCATTGGTACCCGTTTTGGTGGTGCTTTGGATGGTGCTGCACaagaattttcaaaagcattCGATTCCGGCCTATCTCCTCGTGCCTTCGTTGATAGCTGCAGAAAAGCTAACAAACTTATTCCTGGTATTGGCCACAGAATTAAGAGTAGAAACAACCCAGACCTTCGTGTTGAATTGGTAAAGCAGTACGTCAAAAAACACTTCCCTTCTACCAAACTTTTAGACTACGCTTTGGCAGTTGAAAATGTCACTACTTCGAAGAAGgataatttaattttgaaCGTCGACGGTTGTATtgcaatttgttttgtcgATTTACTCCGTAACTGTGGTGAGTTCACCTTGGAAGAGGCAAATGAATACATCAAATTGGGTATTTTGAACGGCATGTTTGTTCTTGGACGCAGTATAGGTCTTATTGGTCATCACTTGGACCAGAAGCGCTTAAGAGCACCTTTATATCGCCATCCCTGGGACGATTTTTTGTATCTTTCTTAA